In Desulfurella sp., the sequence GTATTAATTTTTTAGGAAAGGATAAAGGGGTCTTTTTAAATGAAATAGAAAAAGCTAAAAGCATAAAATCATTTATTAAATATTATTTACCAAGACGTTTTGTTGATAATATATCAAAAAAATTCCCATTTATTGAAAAAAATACAAACGAACTATCAAAAAAAAATATAAATCTCGCATTTGAACTACTTTGCAATTATAAAATTAATGTAAAATTGTGTGGATTTGATAGAGCTTTTGTTACAAAAGGTGGAATAAATTTAAAAGAAATCGACCCAAAAAGTTGCTCTTCAAAACTTGTAGATAATTTATTTTTTTGTGGAGAAATTTTAGACATTGCAGGTCCAATAGGCGGTTTTAATATTCAGGCAGCGTTTACAACTGGTTATTTAGTTTCTCAAAAACTTGGTAATCTACCGTTTACAAACATATAAAGCCCTATTGATACTAAAAAAATACTCATAACATATGTAATCAAATTTGTTTTCAAAAAGTTAAATGAGTTAACAAAAAAGCCCATAAATATAGATGCCAGTATAAATGGTATTCCAAGTCCAAGCGAGTATATAAAAAGCAACATTGCGCCTTTTGATAAACTTGCAGTGTTAGCTGCAATTACAAGTATAGATGATAAAATTGGTCCAACGCATGGACTCCACCCAAAAGCAAAGAAAATACCAACCAAAAATGAAGTAAATAGATTTACACTTTTTACTTCAACATTAATGCGTAAAAATTTATAAATAAAATCTATTTTAAAAACATACAAAATTCCAGATATTATTATTAAAATGCCAGAAATTTTAGCAAGTAAAATTTTATTTGTTACTATTATTGTTCCTATATAGCTTGCACTTGTACCCATAAGGGTAAAAATTATACTAAAACCTAAAACAAAAGCTATTGAGTTTAAAATTGCTTTTTTGTAAACATTTTTATCTTTTGAATCCTTAAGCTCTTTTACGGTTACGCCCGATATATATGATATATAAATCGGTATCAATGGTAAAATACATGGGCTAATAAAAGACAGAAGTCCGCCAAAAAATGCGCTAAAATACATCACACCCTCCCAAAAAGATTATTAAAAAACATTTTTATTGGATTGTCAATAAGTTTAATGTTTTGAGAAAAAAAGTAATTTATCAATCTTTTGATAGAAATAGAAAAACTAGAGTCAGGGTTGTATTGAATAATCGGTTTTTGGCTTTTAATTGAATTTGGCAAGTTTTTATCAAAAATAGAGTAACTTGCCATTTCCAATTTTGTATTTAAAAATTTTTCGCAAATATTGTTCATATTATTAAAAACATTTTGTGCTTCTTGTTTGTCTTTTGCCATATTTATAAACATTTTAATGTCTTTTCGCTTGTAATTTAAAGTCAATATTTTAATTGTTGCATAAGCATCGGCTATTGATGTTGGCTCAGGTGTTGCCACAATAATTATATCAATAGCATTTTTAAGAAGCGTCATAACTTTTTTTGATATACCAGCACCAGTATCAATCAATAAAACATCTGACTCAACAGATAACTCATTAAGCTCGTCTACCACTTCTTTTAAATCACTTTCCGTAGCATTGGAAATTTCTTCAATACCGCTGCCTGCAGGTATAATTTTTAAGTTTTGGTTATAGCTAACAATAATTTCCTCTAGTTTTTTTGATTTGTTTATCACATCAATTATACTATAATTTGTTTTGACTCCTAATACAATATCTACATTAGCTAATCCTAGATCTCCATCAAATAATATAACTTTTTTATTAATATTGCTTAATGCTACAGCCATATTTGCAACAATGCTGGTTTTTCCTACACCACCTTTGCCACTTGAAATTGCTATAACTTTCTGGTTTTTCTTGTTTGTATCGACCAATTCTCTTAACCTTTTAGCTTGATCGTTCATTTTCTTCCTCTTTTATTGTATTTTTAATAATAAATGAAGATATACTTAAGGGATCAGCTTTAGCTATATCATCTGGGACATCTTGTCCAAAACTAATGTAAGAAATTGGTTTTTTAGTTTTAACGGCAAAATTAAGCATTGTTCCTGGCGTGTTTGTTTCATCTAGTTTTGTTAAAAGTAAGCTATCAATTCTGAGTTTAGAAAATTTCTCATAAATTTCCATGCAATCTTCTTCTTTTGTATTTAAAGCTAAAACCAAACTAAAATGCATACCTTCTTGATCTTTAAATAAACTAAATGACTCTTCTAATCGTTTTATATCTTTTTGGCTTCTACCTACCGTATCAATAAATATTTTATCATAACCGCTAAATTCATTAACAGCTTTTTGAAGATCATTTTTTGTAATACAAACGTGCATTGGTATTTCCATGATTTTTGAATATGTTAATAGTTGGTCAACAGCACCTATACGATAAGTATCGGTTGTAATTATACTTACTTTCT encodes:
- a CDS encoding cytochrome c biogenesis protein CcdA; translation: MYFSAFFGGLLSFISPCILPLIPIYISYISGVTVKELKDSKDKNVYKKAILNSIAFVLGFSIIFTLMGTSASYIGTIIVTNKILLAKISGILIIISGILYVFKIDFIYKFLRINVEVKSVNLFTSFLVGIFFAFGWSPCVGPILSSILVIAANTASLSKGAMLLFIYSLGLGIPFILASIFMGFFVNSFNFLKTNLITYVMSIFLVSIGLYMFVNGRLPSF
- a CDS encoding MinD/ParA family protein, which encodes MNDQAKRLRELVDTNKKNQKVIAISSGKGGVGKTSIVANMAVALSNINKKVILFDGDLGLANVDIVLGVKTNYSIIDVINKSKKLEEIIVSYNQNLKIIPAGSGIEEISNATESDLKEVVDELNELSVESDVLLIDTGAGISKKVMTLLKNAIDIIIVATPEPTSIADAYATIKILTLNYKRKDIKMFINMAKDKQEAQNVFNNMNNICEKFLNTKLEMASYSIFDKNLPNSIKSQKPIIQYNPDSSFSISIKRLINYFFSQNIKLIDNPIKMFFNNLFGRV